The segment TTAGCTCAAAATTATCTCATTcacatatttattaaaaaaaaattcactattttccattttattaggagctctttattttctttaacaattCTTTTTACAGTTTCAATTTTTTCCcgtaattatttatattttcatcaaaCATAGAGAATAGATACAAATATTGCACTTTCTTGTAGCTAGCAATCAATGTATGATGCAttacaagttttaaattttaaaaaatattcgtgttgatgtttttttttttttttttNNNNNNNNNNNNNNNNNNNNNNNNNNNNNNNNNNNNNNNNNNNNNNNNNNNNNNNNNNNNNNNNNNNNNNNNNNNNNNNNNNNNNGAGGCAACTTAGAGTttcaaagaatttaaaaaacaaagaaaggggaaattttttagatatatttgtgAATGAGATAATTTTTAGCTTAGAGTTGTGGAATTgacaaacttttaaaatatgtagaataattatttattatgttagtcataatcacataatttatgatcaaaattaaattattttactttctaAATTTGAACTCggtgaaagaaaaatatatctgAGTGTACTTTGATATAGCATTATCACTTTTTTTGGCGACATTATTAGTGACatgtcaaatttttaccaaaatgCGTGAGGACTCAAAAAgtcataaaagaaattaattaaagatgaaaagagaccaaaaaaaaaatcacatgatTCAGgactaaaaaaaagaagagtatTTTCAACCCAGATCTAAAAATTTGAAGGttctaaatttaaaatagaaGATGGATATGTTGTTTGAATTATAATATTAGcgtgaaaaacatttttatcGTTCTTTCCTTACCACCAAGGTGTTAATCAATTTTGGGGTGAAACTTATCTGTACCAGatgtttatattaattcaatatatgCATGCTACGAGTTTAACAATTCATTTTAcgtaattttaattaattaacatgagtttttacttcattaaatcagataataatgaattttaatgtaaacactCGGTGCTGTTAAGTTTTTCGTCAATGTTGTTAGCGAGTTCacttaatatacatatatatatttatttatttaactttttaatataaatataaaatttataaagagACTAATAGATTCGTCCAAACCCATAAACCCACCTAATTACGCACGtataatcaacataatttttataatttataaaagtcaataattatttttttaacagaCAATTTATGTTCTGCACATGTTTCCAAATAATATCAGTACTGCaggaattttttcttttttttaaaaaaaaatgtctgCTTCTTAGATCCATCTTTCAACTCTATAAAATCTAAAGATCCAAATAGTCTCTCTTGGTCTTTAAAAgtcttctttttaaaattacaaaattatctCTTCATAATATAAGCCACTTTCCTCCTTTCTCTAATAATCACTAATCACAATTATGGCCACTAATTCAAAAAAAGTGGCAAAATCTTTTACTGATTCCTGTCCTTCTACTTCCCTCCTCCTCCGTCGCGAAACGACAGCAGCGACTGCTGTCGTTGTGGATGACGGTCCGCAGAAGTGGACCGTCATCCCATCTGTGGATGATAATAAGCAGAAGAAAACGTCATCCGCTATAGCTTCATTGGCAAGTAATACTGAACCTCTTCCCTCCAATACTTCAACAAAAGGTAATACTTTGTCGTTTCGTCTATTTCAtattagttgattatttttttatacagataaataatatatattttcttccttTCAAGTACTTTGTCATGTTtgatttaatatgataattaagaCGATAAATTTTATAGTCTTAAATATGTTACGTATGAAGTAAAAACTAAAGAATTGTACTACGTTGATCCGTCTCATTTTCTATGTCATGTTTCGGGTTTCAAGAGTCAAACAAGTCTATTTTTTACCGTAAAATTTTTCGTAGATCttataaacattttgaattatcaattattatgacCCATAGTACTTTTTTCgtattttacaaatatataaattttatttttaaaaaaatggaagatTCCATGCGCAAATTTCTTTGATTGTTTGACtgtcaaaatataaaatgtatcatataaattgggatagaggaagtaaaacaaaaacattcttCTTTTAACCCATGGTGATCCCTAAAGTTGACActaattttcacttagacactcCAACTAGACTTTTGTCCATTTTACACCTCATGTCATGTCTCTGTGTTATTTTAACACTTTTTACTGACATGACATAGCGAGTGTTATACAACTCCTACCAGTGCGTGGAGAGCTTATTCAacctatttttatattattatttttcttctttttcttctccattttagCCAACATTTTCTAAAACTTAAACTCCTTTTATACAGAAATAAATCAATGGTGCTACAACACCAAAATTTTCAAgcttaaacaacttttcttattttgttgttattcttCCTCCAAGAATATTATATANNNNNNNNNNNNNNNNNNNNNNNNNNNNNNNNNNNNNNNNNNNNNNNNNNNNNNNNNNNNNNNNNNNNNNNNNNNNNNNNNNNNNNNNNNNNNNNNNNNNNNNNNNNNNNNNNNNNNNNNNNNNNNNNNNNNNNNNNNNNNNNNNNNNNNNNNNNNNNNNNNNNNNNNNNNNNNNNNNNNNNNNNNNNNNNNNNNNNNNNNNNNNNNNNNNNNNNNNNNNNNNNNNNNNNNNNNNNNNNNNNNNNNNNNNNNNNNNNNNNNNNNNNNNNNNNNNNNNNNNNNNNNNNNNNNNNNNNNNNNNNNNNNNNNNNNNNNNNNNNNNNNNNNNNNNNNNNNNNNNNNNNNNNNNNNNNNNNNNNNNNNNNNNNNNNNNNNNNNNNNNNNNNNNNNNNNNNNNNNNNNNNNNNNNNNNNNNNNNNNNNNNNNNNNNNNNNNNNNNNNNNNNNNNNNNNNNNNNNNNNNNNNNNNNNNNNNNNNNNNNNNNNNNtatatatatatatatatatatgagttttAGAAAATTCTTTTAATAGGAAACTCTTTgtttaaattagtttaaatttatttgaagttaTAAGTAAGAcaaattatttgttataaaaagattgtgtttttgtaaaataatttttttcaaatagttaAATTCCTATTAAAGCATTTTGGAGAAAGAATCTGGATTGAGAGAGGTTGGGATGGGGTGGGGGGGTAGGTAGTGGAAAAGATAATTTGAGTGGGGGGGGGGTTGTGGAATGTGGAGAAGACAATCTGGTGGGGGAGGGGTGGTGGAGCAAACAACATAGGATGAACTGTGCAAGtggttaattttttaaaattatttggataaaaattGTCACATGTCTTCAagtcattgattttttttttctattcaaaattcattattttaaaatattttcactatATATGTCACATGTCATTATTTAATTCGTCATTTTACTACGTTATTGGCGAGTGTATTACACACActttatatatttgattgattaTAAAAAaggtgtcaaaatgacacaccAAATAtgacatgaggtgtctaaatgaataaaactcAGTTGGAGTCAATTCCCCAAATGGTCACCCAGGTTAAGAAAATTGgcttaaaatatcatttatgtttcatttaggaCCAAAATATCACCCTACTATcactattttcctccaaatatacttgacaattcaaaagcatcactCTCTCCTAATTGTCATGACATGTTATTAAAGtctttttttgataatatactaatttaattcattaaactcatttaattaaaatactaatcatattatttttaatttttttaattaatttattaagaattaattttcaTACTTAAGTTATCTTGCgattttgtcccaaccaaacatggatAAGTTCAttccaaaattaattttgcAATTAACTATCCCTCGTACCAAACGAACTCTTAAATTCATACTTTACCTTATTAActacaaatatttttcaaaacattaaatttattataggaaaaatgcacaagtaccccaaTCAATGTCCTTAAATATCAGAGATTCACTCATTCTacattaaggtcctattatcccctgaacttattttatgaataattttcttccgcttttcggcctacgtgacactatcttatgGGCCCCAGCGCGTGTTGACAATTTTTTCAAGTAATCTGGTTTATAGTGCCTACGTAGGTCGAAAAGAGATCGAaaattatttactaaaaataagttcatggaGTAATAGACTTTAGTagagtataagtgtgtctctgagatttcgaaaATAGGTTGGGAGGtaggggtacttatgcattttccaaATTATATTCAAAGTAAAATTGTCATTTTATTCATTGCTCGTTAATGAGTGTGTCAAGTAAATACTGGACAGCTAAAGATACACGGAAAGAATAATAAAGTTATCATTTTATCAATTACTACTTCTTTAAGTGTGTGCCTAGTGAAACATGGACAAgtaaaatgaacacaagaatATTATCTTAGAAATATAACATGAGAATGTTGAAAATAGTAAAGTTAAAAGATTCAATGTTGTTGGTGCAGGTATCCAAATCATGCTAAGGGCTCAAACTTGCCATCCTTTGGATCCTTTATCTGCTGCTGAGATCTCTGTAGCTGTTGCAACCGTTAGAGCTGCCGGTGAAACGCCTGAGGTTCTTACTCGATTTATTATACATCGATAAGTTGTGTACGTCCAACTAATTTTTAGTACGTAGATATTCTGATCAAGGCCACTTTGCGACTTACAATATTTCAGGTCAGAGATGGAATGCGATTTATTGAGGTGGTTCTATTGGAACCAGATAAAAGTGTTGTTGCTTTAGCTGATGCATATTTCTTCCCACCTTTCCAATCATCGTTGATGCCCCGAACCAAAGGAGGATCTCTAATTCCGACTAAACTTCCTCCGAGAAGAGCTAGACTCATCGTTTAcaataagaaaacaaatgagactagCATATGGATTGTTGAGCTAACTGAAGTACACGCTGCTGCTCGTGGCGGACATCATAGGGGAAAAGTTATCTCATCTAATGTTGTACCAGATGTTCAACCACCTATAGTATGCACTTAAACTCAAATCATTTTATATGTCGTCTTAGCAAActgaatttgtttcaaaatatttGACGTTTTAGAAAAACAAGAAAGTCGAAGTCATCCTGTCCAATTAGTGTTGTGTGTCAACTAAGTGAAATGTTTAATTTTAGGATGCTCAAGAATATGCTGAATGTGAAGCTGTGGTGAAGAATTATCCGCCCTTCAGAGAAGCAATGAAGAGAAGGGATATCGATGACATGGATCTCGTGATGGTTGATCCTTGGTTAGTTAAAATCCGCGTCTGTTAAGAATTCTGTTCTCTATAGTATCTTAACATGAATGTATACTCTCCGACAGGTGTGTTGGTTATCATAGTGAGGCGGATGCTCCTAACCGTAGGCTTGCAAAACCACTAGTATTCTGCAGATCTGAGAGCGATTGCCCAATGGAAAATGGATATGCAAGACCAGTTGAAGGAATACATGTGCTTGTTGATGTGCAAAACATGCAGATCATAGAATTTGAAGATCGAAAACTTGTCCCGTTACCTCCAGTTGATCCATTGAGGAATTATACAGCTGGTGAGACAAGAGGAGGGGTTGATCGAAGTGATGTAAAACCCCTGCATATTATTCAGCCCGAGGGTCCAAGCTTTCGCATTAGTGGGAACTATGTAGAATGGCAAAAGGtattctcatttttttcaaactttctTTCTATGAAGCATTCTTTGACAGGATGGTTATCAATCTATATCATTCGTCGTCCATGTAGTTTACCAAACATGACTCTGTTTTCTCTTCTTTGGCTTTAAATATCACATTGACATTGTTCATTTCCTGTGTGGCAGTGGAACTTTCGGATAGGTTTCACCCCGAGAGAGGGGTTAGTTATACACTCTGTTGCATATCTTGATGGTAGCAGAGGTCGTAGACCCATAGCACATCGATTGAGTTTCGTGGAGATGGTTGTTCCCTATGGAGATCCAAATGATCCGCATTATAGAAAGAATGCATTTGATGCAGGAGAAGATGGTCTCGGAAAGAATGCTCATTCACTAAAGAGAGTCAGTTACTAATCTATGATCTAAACGTTACACGTTTTCAATTTTCTCGACTCTACTTAC is part of the Solanum pennellii chromosome 8, SPENNV200 genome and harbors:
- the LOC107027112 gene encoding uncharacterized protein LOC107027112, whose amino-acid sequence is MATNSKKVAKSFTDSCPSTSLLLRRETTAATAVVVDDGPQKWTVIPSVDDNKQKKTSSAIASLASNTEPLPSNTSTKGIQIMLRAQTCHPLDPLSAAEISVAVATVRAAGETPEVRDGMRFIEVVLLEPDKSVVALADAYFFPPFQSSLMPRTKGGSLIPTKLPPRRARLIVYNKKTNETSIWIVELTEVHAAARGGHHRGKVISSNVVPDVQPPIDAQEYAECEAVVKNYPPFREAMKRRDIDDMDLVMVDPWCVGYHSEADAPNRRLAKPLVFCRSESDCPMENGYARPVEGIHVLVDVQNMQIIEFEDRKLVPLPPVDPLRNYTAGETRGGVDRSDVKPLHIIQPEGPSFRISGNYVEWQKWNFRIGFTPREGLVIHSVAYLDGSRGRRPIAHRLSFVEMVVPYGDPNDPHYRKNAFDAGEDGLGKNAHSLKRGCDCLGYIKYFDAHFTNFTGGVETTENCVCLHEEDHGMLWKHQDWRTGLAEVRRSRRLTVSFVCTVANYEYAFYWHFYQDGKIEAEVKLTGILSLGALQPGEYRKYGTTIAPGLYAPVHQHFFVARMNMAVDCKPGEAHNQVVEVNVKVEEPGKENVHNNAFYAEETLLRSELQAMRDCDPFSARHWIVRNTRTVNRTGQLTGYKLVPGPNCLPLAGPEAKFMRRAAFLKHNLWVTQYAPGEDFPGGEFPNQNPRVGEGLASWVKQDRPLEESDTVLWYIFGITHVPRLEDWPVMPVEHIGFMLQPHGFFNCSPAVDVPPPSGCDSESRDSDVTENTSVAKHTTTGLMAKL